One window of Pelmatolapia mariae isolate MD_Pm_ZW linkage group LG18, Pm_UMD_F_2, whole genome shotgun sequence genomic DNA carries:
- the LOC134616211 gene encoding verrucotoxin subunit beta-like, with the protein MTCKLLIVAALGRPFSLGMLYDCRSDSLVPGMTLWDCNDLEKDRREQEQPNTESEIVASESIEDKSSALNVEASLKASFLGGLVEVGGSAKYLNDHKTSKNQARVTLNYKTTTKFQELSMNHLGRGNVKHPYVFEQGIATHVVTGILYGAQAFFVFDREVSKEETHQDIQGSLKVMIKKIPLLSIEGEGSLKMEDKDKKNVEKFSCRFYGDFRLQKPPTTFQEAVEVYKSLPTLLGTNGEKAVPMKVWLLPLTSLDSSAAKLVRQISIRLVQESQSVLEDFSELEMRCNDALRSSTVQQFPQISKKLKSFKEMCSEFKLEFQRMLAKRLPSIRGGGEEEAELAEILKKRHSSPFNSKNLTEWMDCKEREISILKSFTNMMKNTKTVPSQNRLHEELLNAEHGLCFVFTSLGKDEPYLSALSNYLKETTKTDVHVYHTYNVEKEQWYLSKEVANDMRKKAKLFSDFAEANKENKNMKFLTVGLTHETQKGSSIYLYEGGFPVSENFEPPSKPETVTAADRNHNSVTLKISPPRFGAVNITSYSVEYCVSGEDGWQQKTEAKAEEVTVRDLKPNTEYVFRCRAVTSAGVGPDNQVSIKTTSSLTLTKEVLR; encoded by the exons ATGACTTGCAAATTGTTAATA GTGGCGGCACTTGGTCGGCCTTTCAGCCTTGGGATGTTGTACGACTGTCGCAGTGACTCTCTTGTCCCTG GAATGACACTGTGGGACTGTAATGACCTGGAAAAAGATAGACGAGAACAAGAACAACCTAACACTGAATCTGAAATTGTTGCATCTGAATCAATTGAGGACAAATCTTCAGCATTAAATGTTGAGGCATCCCTGAAGGCAAGTTTCTTGGGTGGACTGGTTGAGGTTGGAGGATCAGCCAAATACCTCAATGATCACAAGACATCCAAAAATCAGGCCAGAGTGACACTGAACTACAAAACTACAACAAAGTTCCAGGAACTGTCAATGAATCATCTTGGAAGAGGCAACGTAAAACATCCCTATGTTTTTGAGCAAGGAATAGCAACACATGTAGTCACAGGTATCCTTTATGGGGCACaagctttctttgtgtttgaccGTGAGGTTTCTAAAGAGGAAACTCATCAAGACATCCAGGGCAGCTTGAAGGTGATGATCAAAAAGATTCCCTTGCTTTCCATAGAGGGTGAAGGTTCCCTGAAAATGGAAGAtaaggacaaaaaaaatgttgagaaaTTCTCCTGCAGATTCTATGGAGACTTTCGCCTTCAGAAACCTCCAACAACATTTCAGGAAGCTGTAGAAGTCTACAAAAGCCTTCCAACATTACTAGGAACCAATGGCGAAAAGGCCGTACCAATGAAGGTCTGGCTGTTACCTTTGACCAGTTTAGATTCTTCTGCTGCTAAACTCGTCCGTCAGATAAGTATAAGATTAGTCCAGGAATCACAGAGCGTCCTGGAGGACTTCAGTGAACTGGAAATGAGGTGTAACGATGCACTGAGATCTTCCACTGTGCAACAGTTCCCACAGATTAgcaaaaaactgaaaagttttaaagaaatgtgttcAGAGTTCAAGCTGGAATTTCAGCGGATGTTAGCGAAGAGACTACCATCaatcagaggaggaggagaagaggaggctGAACTCGCTGAGATCCTGAAGAAGAGACATTCTTCACCTTTCAACAGCAAAAACCTGACTGAGTGGATGGACTGTAAAGAGAGAGAAATCAGTATCTTAAAGTCTTTCACCAACATGATGAAAAACACCAAGACTGTCCCATCTCAGAATCGTCTACATGAGGAACTTCTCAATGCAGAGCATggcctgtgttttgttttcacctCACTGGGGAAGGATGAACCATATCTCTCAGCTTTATCAAACTACCTGAAAGAAACAACCAAAACAGACGTTCACGTTTATCATACTTACAATGTAGAGAAGGAACAATGGTACCTTTCAAAAGAAGTAGCCAATGATATGAGGAAGAAAGCAAAACTCTTCAGTGATTTTGCAGAGGCCAACAAGGAGAACAAGAACATGAAGTTCCTGACAGTGGGTTTAACTCATGAGACACAGAAAGGTTCCAGCATCTACCTTTATGAAGGTGGATTTCCtgtcagtgagaactttgagcCTCCTTCAAAGCCTGAAACTGTGACAGCAGCTGACAGAAACCACAACAGTGTGACACTGAAGATTTCTCCACCCAGATTTGGAGCAGTGAACATCACCTCCTACTCTGTTGAGTACTGTGTCAGTGGAGAGGATGGATGGCAGCAAAAGACAGAAGCAAAGGCTGAAGAAGTCACAGTGAGAGATCTGAAGCCAAACACAGAGTATGTGTTCAGATGCAGAGCAGTGACCTCAGCAGGTGTCGGGCCGGATAATCAAGTTTCTATTAAAACAACTTCAAGTTTGACACTGACAAAGGAGGTCCTCAGATAA